The Magnolia sinica isolate HGM2019 chromosome 10, MsV1, whole genome shotgun sequence genome includes a window with the following:
- the LOC131257979 gene encoding uncharacterized protein LOC131257979 yields MKDRGKAVEASTFFSDAPCRKHPSSSSVGICAFCLKDRLIKLVCSDCGEQRLSSCSCSDISSSYRNSCSVEVGSVGRISFLIENDTATGSESAGHLSKPSLLSLLNWNSKLQHCREKHEADGLLKRNSSSSVFEKRRDFWHLGWIFKRKREMGLSESRSVCGFDESEEGFGFHRDGMLESGDGFGSMKMGGFTELEGGILESGGGFDSLKRDGFLETDGGFIDLKFGLDGDRTSESAESGFGGMKRGGIGGDRGGGLIDLKVGFSTSMKGGFPCLKGGGFSEREGGFEGSLGDLRSGGSCRIRVDDESGITATKKGSKVWKWIFGSSSARNSIERRNGGE; encoded by the coding sequence ATGAAAGACAGAGGCAAGGCAGTTGAAGCTTCCACCTTCTTCTCAGACGCACCTTGCAGAAAACACCCATCTTCCTCTTCCGTCGGAATCTGCGCTTTCTGCCTCAAAGACCGCCTGATAAAGCTCGTCTGCTCCGACTGTGGCGAGCAGCGCCTCTCGTCCTGTTCCTGCTCTGACATCTCCTCTTCGTACCGGAATTCCTGCTCTGTCGAGGTCGGCAGCGTCGGTCGCATCTCCTTCCTCATCGAGAACGATACTGCCACCGGCTCCGAATCCGCAGGGCATCTCTCGAAGCCTTCTCTTTTATCTCTGTTGAATTGGAATTCAAAGCTGCAGCATTGCAGAGAAAAACATGAAGCCGATGGTCTGCTCAAGAGAAACAGCAGCAGCTCTGTTTTCGAGAAAAGGCGGGATTTTTGGCACCTGGGATGGATTTTTAAGAGGAAAAGGGAGATGGGTTTGTCTGAGTCGAGGTCTGTTTGCGGTTTTGATGAATCAGAGGAGGGTTTTGGGTTTCACAGAGATGGAATGTTGGAGTCTGGAGATGGTTTTGGGAGTATGAAGATGGGTGGTTTTACTGAGCTAGAAGGTGGTATTTTAGAGTCTGGAGGTGGCTTTGATAGCTTGAAAAGGGATGGTTTTCTTGAAACAGATGGTGGTTTTATAGATTTGAAGTTTGGTTTGGATGGAGATAGGACTTCGGAGTCTGCTGAAAGTGGTTTTGGGGGTATGAAGAGAGGTGGTATTGGTGGTGATAGGGGAGGTGGTTTGATTGATTTGAAGGTTGGTTTTTCAACAAGTATGAAAGGTGGTTTTCCTTGCTTGAAGGGTGGTGGTTTTTCGGAAAGAGAAGGTGGTTTTGAAGGTAGTTTAGGAGATTTGAGGAGTGGAGGGTCTTGTAGGATTAGAGTGGATGATGAGTCTGGAATTACAGCAACTAAGAAAGGATCCAAGGTTTGGAAATGGATTTTCGGGAGTTCAAGTGCAAGGAATTCAATTGAGAGAAGGAATGGTGGTGAgtga